Genomic DNA from Salinibacter pepae:
CTGCAGCCGGTACGTGAAGAGGTACTCGCCGTCGTCGGTGAGGCCGACATCGCTGCGCCCAAACCGGAGATCGTGAATTCGAAGCGCGCCGTCGCCCCGGCGGACGACGAAGTAGCCCCGAGAGAACCGGCGCAGGTCCCGCACGACGGGATTGCTCCACCGGTCGGCCAGAAGGTCGTGCTTCTTGGGAACGTACTGGAAGTTGACGGCCCGATCCGGGTCCAGCAGCGAGTAGTCCCCGACGTAGTAGCCGTCCTCGGTCTCCGCGACGCCCTGCCAAAGGAGGTTGTTGAACGGGGTGGGGGACGTGAAGAGGCGTTCGTAGTGGGGGGCCGTCTCCGAGAGGGCCTCGTCGAAGACCAGCCTGACGTATTCCTTGTTGACGACGGTGAAGACGAGGTACGCGGAGCTCAACGCGAGGCCCGCGTAGTTCGCCCAGCGCCGCGCCGATGCCGTGGCGTTCCATCGGAGGGACACGAGCAGCCCTGCGGCCAATGGGACGGTGTACAGCGGGTCGATGATAAAGACGGCCCCGTGGACGACAGGGTAGTTGCTGAAGGGCCAGAAGACCTGCGTGCCGTACGTTGTGAGGCAGTCCAGGCCCACGTGTGTTCCGAGCGTGAGGGCCACCAGCGCTCCCCATCGCCCCATGGAGACCGGGACGTCTCGGTGAAAGCGCCGCAGTCCGTACGCCGCACAGGCACTGACCAGGGCGACAAACACCAGGGAGTGTGTTACGCTCCGGTGCATGGTGAGGGCCTGGAGTTCGGTCAGAAACGGGTTGGCGAGCACGTCCAGGTCGGGCAGCAGCCCAAAGGCCGCGCCCCACAGCGGCGCTTTGAGGCCGGCCTCGCGGCCTGCCGTGGCCTCGCCCACCGCGGCGCCCAGTGTAATCTGTGTCACGGAGTCCATGAAGCAGGGAGCATTCGCTGTGGAAGAGGAACGTGAAAGAGGGCCCCCTGTACGGCGCTGTCCCCCTCCTGAGCCGTGCCTTGCCGCCGCCTTTGCCCACCCGTTACGAGGTCGCCATGCCCGACCGCTATCGTTGTCGCGT
This window encodes:
- a CDS encoding metal-dependent hydrolase; its protein translation is MDSVTQITLGAAVGEATAGREAGLKAPLWGAAFGLLPDLDVLANPFLTELQALTMHRSVTHSLVFVALVSACAAYGLRRFHRDVPVSMGRWGALVALTLGTHVGLDCLTTYGTQVFWPFSNYPVVHGAVFIIDPLYTVPLAAGLLVSLRWNATASARRWANYAGLALSSAYLVFTVVNKEYVRLVFDEALSETAPHYERLFTSPTPFNNLLWQGVAETEDGYYVGDYSLLDPDRAVNFQYVPKKHDLLADRWSNPVVRDLRRFSRGYFVVRRGDGALRIHDLRFGRSDVGLTDDGEYLFTYRLQQGPAGTVVGIARPEPPFELDAALLRRFLARIQGQSVASLQSVRCGGPLPVWRMRRGTN